CAGCCTGGGCATGACCCAGACCCAACGCGTCGTACGTCAGTTGCCATGGGCGCAGTTCGTCAACGGTCAGGTTCAGCGCCTGCCGGACACCCCGCGCTGATGCCCGACGGCTCGCACCTGCAGAGCGGCAAGGATGCCGAGCGCCAGGCGCTCGAGCATCTGCAACACCACGGTCTGCGCCTGCTGGCGCAGAACTGGTCATGCAAACGGGGCGAGCTTGATCTGGTCATGCTTGATGGCGATACAGTAGTATTCGTCGAAGTCCGCTACAGAAAAAACACTCAATGGGGTGGCGCGCTCGCTAGCATCGATGAGCGCAAACGGCAGAAACTGATTTTCGCCGCACAGTATTTTCTTCAGCGTGAGTCACGCTGGGCCGACTCCCCTTGCCGCTTCGACGTGGTGGCCATCGACAGGCACCCGGATCAATTGAACTGGTTGCAGAATGCGTTCGATGGTTGATTCTCTGCACACCACCCCGGACACTTTCACCGACAATTTTTGCTCTTTGCTTTGCGGGCTGCACATTCACGTGCCGAACAGCCGCGCTACTTAAGGTCACACAGATGGACATGCAATCCCGAATTCGCCAGCTTTTCCAGGCCAGTATCGACACCAAGCAACAGGCGATGGACGTACTTGCACCGCACATCGAGCAAGCCAGCCAGATCATGGTCAACGCCCTGCTCAACGAAGGCAAAATGCTTTCGTGCGGCAACGGCGGCTCTGCCGGCGACGCCCAGCACTTCTCCTCGGAGCTGCTCAACCGCTTCGAGCGCGAACGTCCAAGTCTGCCGGCCATCGCCCTGACCACCGACAGCTCGACGATCACCTCGATCGCCAACGACTACAGCTACAACGAAGTGTTCTCCAAGCAGATCCGCGCACTGGGTCAACCAGGCGACGTATTGCTGGCGATTTCGACCAGCGGTAACTCGGCCAACATTATTCAGGCGATCCAGGCCGCACATGATCGCGAAATGATTGTCGTAGCATTGACTGGCCGCGATGGCGGCGGCATGGCTTCGCTGCTGCTGCCTGAAGATGTCGAGATTCGCGTACCGGCCCATGTCACTGCACGTATTCAGGAAGTCCATCTGCTGGCGATCCATTGCCTCTGCGATCTGATCGACAGCCAACTGTTCGGGAGTGAAGAATGACCCCTAATCGCCTTGGCCTTCTGGCCTTGACCCTGTGCCTCGGCATCAGCGGCTGCACCTCGGTGGTGAATGCCAGCCGTGAAGCGCCGATTGAAGACGACCGCGGCACCCGAACCTTCGGCAGCAAAATCGACGACTCGCTGATCGAGACCAAAGTCGGCGTCAACGTGGCCAAGGCCGACCCCGGCCTGGACAAGGACTCGCATATCGTCGTCACCAGCTTCAACGGCGTGGTGCTGCTCGCCGGCCAGACGCCGCGCGAAGACCTCAAGGCCAAGGCTGAACAGGCCGCCGCCAACGTCCAGCGCGTGAAGAAGGTGCACAACGAGCTGCAAGTGATTGCGCCGTCGAGCTTCCTCGCCCGCCAGAACGACGCCTGGCTGACCACCAAGATCAAGACCCAGATGCTGACCGATGCCAGCATTCCCGGCTCGCGCATCAAGGTCGTGACCGAGAACGGCATCGTCTACCTGCTGGGCCTGCTGACCAAGCAGGAAGCCCAACAAGCGACCAACCTGGTGCAGAGCGTTTCCGGTGTGCAGAAAATCGTGAAGCTGTTCGAATACATCGACTGATACGCGACGAGCAGACACAAAAAAGGCGATCCATCCGGATCGCCTTTTTTATTACTTCACCACTTTCAGGCTTGGCCGGCCGCTTGGTCGCGGCGGCTCGCTGCCCGGTGGCGGCAAGTCGTCATCGGGTTCGACATCGTCTTCGTCATCCATCGGCGACTCGAGATCGAACACCATGCCCTGCCCGTTCTCCCGGGCGTAGATGCCCAGAATCGCGCTGATCGGCACATACAGACTGTGCGGAACGCCACCAAAGCGACCCTCAAAGGTCACCACGTCGTTGTCCATGTGCAAGTGACGCACGGCGCTGGGCGAAATGTTCAGGACAATTTGCCCGTCACTGGCGAAGCCCTGCGGCACCTGCACTGCCGGGTATTCGGAATTGACCAGCATGTGCGGGGTGCAATCGTTATCCACAATCCACTCGTAGAGCGCGCGGACCAGATAAGGTCGACTGGAGTTCATAGCGGCTCCTTAAGCCTTAGCGCATATCGCGTTCGACGCCAGACAGACTCGCCTGGAAAGCCTCACGCGCAAACTGGCGCTCCATATAATCAAGCAGCGGCTTGGCCGGCCGCGGCAGTTCAATACCCAGAATCGGCAAACGCCAGAGTATTGGCAATAGGCAGCAATCCACCAGACTTTGTTCCTCACTGAGGAAAAACGGCTTGTCGGCAAACAGCGGCGACACGCCCGTCAGGCTTTCACGCAATTCCTTACGCGCCACGACACGCGCGGCCTCCTTGGACTTGGGATCAAGAATCAGATCCACCAGACCACACCAGTCGCGCTGAATACGGTGAATCAGCAGACGACTGTTGGCACGCGCCACCGGATAAACCGGCATCAGTGGCGGATGCGGGTAACGCTCATCCAGATATTCCATCACCACGGTCGACTCCCACAACGCCAGGTCGCGATCGACCAGTGTCGGGAGACTGCCGTAAGGGTTCACCTCAATCAGTTTAGGCGGCTGGCGACCAGCTTCCACGTAAATGATTTCGGCGCTGACACCCTTCTCTGCAAGCACGATGC
The Pseudomonas fluorescens genome window above contains:
- a CDS encoding phosphoheptose isomerase — protein: MDMQSRIRQLFQASIDTKQQAMDVLAPHIEQASQIMVNALLNEGKMLSCGNGGSAGDAQHFSSELLNRFERERPSLPAIALTTDSSTITSIANDYSYNEVFSKQIRALGQPGDVLLAISTSGNSANIIQAIQAAHDREMIVVALTGRDGGGMASLLLPEDVEIRVPAHVTARIQEVHLLAIHCLCDLIDSQLFGSEE
- a CDS encoding ClpXP protease specificity-enhancing factor — translated: MNSSRPYLVRALYEWIVDNDCTPHMLVNSEYPAVQVPQGFASDGQIVLNISPSAVRHLHMDNDVVTFEGRFGGVPHSLYVPISAILGIYARENGQGMVFDLESPMDDEDDVEPDDDLPPPGSEPPRPSGRPSLKVVK
- a CDS encoding YraN family protein, with the translated sequence MPDGSHLQSGKDAERQALEHLQHHGLRLLAQNWSCKRGELDLVMLDGDTVVFVEVRYRKNTQWGGALASIDERKRQKLIFAAQYFLQRESRWADSPCRFDVVAIDRHPDQLNWLQNAFDG
- a CDS encoding BON domain-containing protein; its protein translation is MTPNRLGLLALTLCLGISGCTSVVNASREAPIEDDRGTRTFGSKIDDSLIETKVGVNVAKADPGLDKDSHIVVTSFNGVVLLAGQTPREDLKAKAEQAAANVQRVKKVHNELQVIAPSSFLARQNDAWLTTKIKTQMLTDASIPGSRIKVVTENGIVYLLGLLTKQEAQQATNLVQSVSGVQKIVKLFEYID
- a CDS encoding glutathione S-transferase N-terminal domain-containing protein yields the protein MGVTNRLACYSDPADHYSHRVRIVLAEKGVSAEIIYVEAGRQPPKLIEVNPYGSLPTLVDRDLALWESTVVMEYLDERYPHPPLMPVYPVARANSRLLIHRIQRDWCGLVDLILDPKSKEAARVVARKELRESLTGVSPLFADKPFFLSEEQSLVDCCLLPILWRLPILGIELPRPAKPLLDYMERQFAREAFQASLSGVERDMR